The following are encoded in a window of Desulfatiglans sp. genomic DNA:
- the metG gene encoding methionine--tRNA ligase yields the protein MKKLITSALPYVNNVPHLGNIIGCVLSADAYARFCRLMGYETLYVCGTDEYGTATETKAREEGLTPREICDKYHAIHKEIYANFNISFDIFGRTSTDKQTEIAQGIFKDLEAGGLILEETTSRVFCEKDNIFLADRYVEGICPACGEDGARGDQCDACGKLLEPENLKNPRCKICGSTPVLKETSHLYLRLDALQERLKEWTEEASRKGNWTNNAIQTTLSWFEKGLQPRPITRDLKWGIPVPKPGYENKVFYVWFDAPIGYISITAKARDDWKEWWQNPQDVTLYQFMAKDNIPFHTVIFPASLIGTGKNWTLLHHINAIEYLNYENTKFSKSRNIGVFGNDVKETGIHIDLWRFYLLANRPERNDSQFTWDDFIEKVNSEFTDNIGNMVNRTLVYLKKNFNGEIRDLDLPESHRIFIEECKKEFEQVTEAYEAVRLRDAVRTILAIGNRGNKFFQDMQPWEQIKTEPEKAHATVSVLTYLVKSVAIALCPIMPETANGILEIMNIKQYSWQDIGQFSGLDGHTVNQPSIVHKKLDPKLAEKFRKQFSGKQSDFGRVELKIGKIEEVNKHPNADQLYWLSVDLGEKTPRSIVAGLVKSYSPEELQGRKVIVLSNLKPAKLRDIKSEGMILVCKHRNRMELLDGTPFEPGDTITVDGEEVDHTEITMEEFNNIDLLVKDGFLMSGEQKCHVKGIPVVTHELKSGKIC from the coding sequence ATGAAGAAACTTATTACATCAGCGTTGCCTTATGTCAACAATGTACCTCATCTTGGGAATATCATAGGCTGCGTTTTATCTGCTGATGCATATGCAAGGTTTTGCAGGCTTATGGGCTATGAAACCCTCTATGTATGCGGGACAGATGAATACGGCACTGCCACAGAGACAAAGGCAAGGGAAGAGGGGTTGACTCCCCGTGAGATATGTGACAAATATCATGCGATTCATAAAGAGATATATGCGAATTTTAATATCTCCTTTGATATTTTTGGCAGGACATCAACTGATAAACAGACCGAGATAGCACAGGGAATTTTCAAAGACCTTGAGGCAGGAGGGCTCATTTTAGAAGAGACAACAAGCAGGGTCTTTTGTGAAAAGGATAATATATTTCTGGCTGACAGGTATGTTGAAGGGATATGCCCGGCCTGCGGAGAAGATGGGGCAAGAGGAGACCAGTGTGACGCCTGCGGTAAACTATTGGAACCGGAAAACCTGAAGAATCCCCGCTGCAAGATCTGCGGCTCCACACCTGTGTTAAAGGAGACATCACACCTGTATCTGAGGCTGGATGCTCTACAGGAGAGGCTTAAGGAATGGACAGAGGAGGCATCCAGAAAAGGCAACTGGACAAACAATGCGATACAGACCACCCTCTCATGGTTTGAGAAGGGTCTACAACCAAGACCGATTACAAGGGACCTCAAATGGGGCATACCAGTGCCAAAGCCCGGTTATGAGAATAAGGTTTTCTATGTATGGTTTGACGCACCTATAGGTTATATTTCTATTACCGCAAAGGCGCGGGATGACTGGAAGGAGTGGTGGCAGAACCCTCAGGATGTAACCCTTTATCAGTTCATGGCAAAGGACAACATACCCTTTCATACGGTGATATTCCCTGCATCACTTATCGGCACAGGTAAAAACTGGACACTGCTTCACCATATTAATGCCATAGAGTATCTCAATTATGAGAACACCAAGTTTTCAAAATCCAGAAACATCGGTGTATTTGGTAATGATGTAAAGGAAACAGGGATTCATATTGACCTGTGGCGTTTCTACCTTCTGGCAAACAGGCCTGAAAGGAATGACAGCCAGTTTACATGGGATGATTTCATAGAAAAGGTAAACTCTGAATTTACCGATAATATTGGCAATATGGTCAACCGCACCCTTGTTTACCTGAAGAAAAACTTTAATGGCGAGATCAGAGACCTTGATCTGCCTGAGTCACACAGAATCTTTATTGAAGAGTGTAAAAAGGAATTTGAGCAGGTTACCGAGGCATATGAGGCGGTCAGGCTTCGTGATGCGGTTAGAACTATACTTGCCATAGGCAACAGGGGAAACAAGTTCTTCCAGGATATGCAGCCCTGGGAGCAGATCAAAACAGAACCTGAGAAGGCCCATGCAACCGTCTCTGTATTAACCTATCTTGTTAAGAGCGTTGCAATTGCCCTTTGCCCGATCATGCCTGAAACCGCAAACGGCATCCTTGAAATAATGAACATAAAGCAATACTCATGGCAGGATATAGGTCAATTCAGTGGTTTGGATGGACATACAGTCAATCAGCCCTCTATAGTACATAAAAAACTTGATCCAAAGCTTGCTGAAAAATTCCGCAAACAGTTCAGCGGCAAACAGTCTGATTTTGGCCGTGTTGAGTTAAAGATCGGGAAAATTGAGGAGGTTAATAAACATCCCAATGCTGATCAGCTTTACTGGCTCTCAGTTGACCTCGGAGAAAAGACCCCGAGGAGCATAGTGGCAGGTCTTGTGAAGAGTTACTCTCCTGAAGAGCTCCAGGGGCGCAAGGTGATTGTGCTATCAAATCTAAAACCAGCGAAATTAAGGGATATAAAGTCAGAGGGGATGATACTAGTGTGCAAGCACAGAAACAGGATGGAACTTCTTGACGGCACCCCTTTTGAACCAGGTGATACAATTACTGTTGATGGAGAAGAGGTTGATCATACGGAAATAACCATGGAGGAATTCAATAATATTGATCTCCTTGTTAAGGATGGTTTTCTAATGTCAGGAGAACAGAAATGCCATGTTAAAGGCATTCCGGTTGTGACACATGAGCTCAAGAGCGGAAAAATATGCTGA
- a CDS encoding RNA methyltransferase, with amino-acid sequence MSSRAEKYAETIDKDKFIRLSSVRQHEYLAFLAHKTIESGDFKDFLKRYDKMQSWVELDKYTPPAYLTEEEAIHEYLLFHSGFSSNPGIHKIKTDISIQAEAISWEPKFDVTIVLDQVRSPYNTGSVLRLIDNFGFSRLIHNAEWLRLDHPQLCRAARGAQNWIPVEHKPDLPEWIDSLDIPVTGIENSDDAIVIDEWRPETPCVLIIGNEVYGIAKKLRDLCKTMVKIPMFGFKQSMNLHHALAIAGYKITSRE; translated from the coding sequence ATGAGCTCAAGAGCGGAAAAATATGCTGAGACCATAGATAAGGACAAATTTATCAGGCTTTCATCTGTAAGGCAGCATGAATATCTTGCCTTTCTTGCACATAAAACCATTGAGTCAGGCGACTTCAAGGATTTTTTAAAAAGGTATGATAAGATGCAGTCATGGGTTGAGCTTGATAAATATACACCGCCAGCCTATCTCACAGAGGAAGAGGCAATCCATGAATACCTCCTGTTTCACAGTGGTTTCAGCAGCAATCCTGGCATCCATAAAATTAAAACAGATATTTCCATACAGGCAGAGGCCATTTCATGGGAACCTAAGTTTGATGTAACCATTGTACTGGATCAGGTGAGGAGCCCCTATAATACAGGTTCTGTGCTCAGGCTCATTGATAATTTCGGATTCAGTAGACTTATTCATAATGCAGAATGGCTCAGGCTTGATCACCCGCAACTGTGCAGGGCAGCAAGGGGCGCTCAAAATTGGATACCTGTTGAACATAAACCTGACCTCCCTGAATGGATAGACAGCCTGGATATCCCTGTAACAGGAATAGAAAATTCTGATGATGCAATAGTTATTGATGAATGGCGACCTGAAACGCCCTGTGTTCTTATAATAGGAAATGAGGTTTACGGGATAGCAAAAAAGCTGCGTGATCTGTGTAAAACCATGGTAAAGATACCCATGTTCGGGTTCAAGCAGTCAATGAATCTCCACCATGCACTTGCTATTGCAGGGTATAAAATCACATCAAGAGAATGA
- a CDS encoding helix-hairpin-helix domain-containing protein, which translates to MRKIYNFQKVIVMIFLFIFAIAGTVQAGDAAVKIDINKATVQELSQLKGIGEKTAEQIIEYRTSVGKFAKIEDIMNVKGIGEKKFEAIKDHIYVDSKS; encoded by the coding sequence ATGAGGAAGATTTATAATTTTCAAAAGGTTATTGTAATGATTTTTCTATTTATTTTTGCCATTGCTGGCACTGTCCAGGCAGGAGACGCTGCAGTCAAAATTGACATCAATAAGGCGACCGTACAGGAGCTTTCCCAATTGAAAGGCATAGGTGAAAAGACTGCTGAACAGATTATCGAATACAGAACAAGTGTCGGCAAGTTTGCCAAGATAGAAGATATCATGAATGTCAAAGGTATCGGTGAAAAAAAGTTTGAGGCAATAAAAGATCATATCTATGTAGATTCAAAGTCATAA
- a CDS encoding cyclic nucleotide-binding domain-containing protein, whose amino-acid sequence MVKAGNIMENEEIIQKIRAITPLKLIRDDDLKGLLRSSRMIKYDPNEIIFSEGENSSWMYFLITGEAGIKKEGEIIGSLRRCGDLFGEMSIIDNSPRSATIVALSNTVCLAIDTSYAEKLKGHEKNAFNSILYRIFAEILAERLRKMDEEMLRVKNENYRLITEIEMMKSGSNAEMLP is encoded by the coding sequence ATGGTTAAGGCAGGAAATATAATGGAAAATGAAGAGATCATTCAAAAAATCAGGGCAATAACACCTCTAAAGTTAATTCGTGATGATGACCTTAAAGGGTTATTAAGGTCCAGCAGGATGATCAAATATGACCCCAATGAAATCATTTTTTCAGAAGGGGAAAATAGCAGCTGGATGTACTTTCTGATCACCGGTGAGGCCGGCATCAAAAAGGAGGGAGAGATAATCGGCAGCTTAAGGAGATGTGGAGATCTTTTTGGTGAGATGAGCATAATAGACAATTCACCCAGGTCTGCCACTATTGTTGCGCTTTCAAACACCGTATGTCTTGCCATAGATACATCCTATGCGGAAAAATTAAAGGGTCATGAAAAAAATGCCTTTAACTCGATACTCTACAGGATATTTGCTGAGATACTTGCCGAGAGACTTAGAAAAATGGATGAAGAGATGCTGAGAGTAAAGAATGAAAACTACCGTCTCATAACCGAGATTGAGATGATGAAATCCGGATCAAATGCGGAGATGCTGCCCTGA
- a CDS encoding phosphate-starvation-inducible PsiE family protein, which translates to MLDLLKRFERFLIQILMIMMAIVLLLVTIDLGWTIYKDISQPPYLILSVDQLLELFGLFMLVIIGIELLETIMKTYLTQGIPHYEVVLSVAIIAIARKVIILDLKDINGLYLIGIASIILALTVGYYFMKKTEKGITENAKGIPQIKNSVSK; encoded by the coding sequence ATGCTAGACTTACTAAAAAGGTTTGAACGGTTTCTAATTCAAATACTCATGATTATGATGGCTATTGTTTTATTGCTTGTAACGATAGATCTGGGCTGGACTATCTACAAAGATATATCACAGCCACCCTACCTGATCCTTTCAGTTGACCAACTGCTGGAACTATTCGGGCTCTTTATGCTTGTTATTATCGGGATTGAACTACTGGAAACAATCATGAAAACCTACCTGACTCAAGGCATACCGCATTACGAGGTTGTCTTGTCAGTGGCAATTATAGCCATTGCCCGAAAGGTTATCATACTCGACCTTAAAGATATAAATGGACTATATCTCATCGGGATAGCATCTATAATACTGGCCTTGACTGTTGGTTACTACTTCATGAAAAAAACAGAGAAGGGCATCACAGAGAATGCCAAAGGCATCCCGCAAATAAAAAACTCTGTATCAAAATAA
- a CDS encoding septal ring lytic transglycosylase RlpA family protein, with translation MRSLKTSRLLCLFLVLGFSSLLFSSCGLIATSYLIVTAPYKVTKFTVKTIYGTGKVIYKIGEFTFNVVKAPFNWPFTNEGLESIDGLSPKEAIAQGRVKMAPYVVNGKEYVPMSFKEAGEYREVGIASWYGKETMKKKGGHMTANGEAFEPDGLNAAHKHLPLPFYVRVTNLENKKSIIVRVNDRGPFVDNRIIDLSAGAAKRLGFYKKGTARVLVEAIEVEGIE, from the coding sequence ATGAGATCATTAAAAACATCAAGGCTATTATGTCTATTCCTCGTTCTGGGTTTTTCCAGTTTGCTTTTTTCATCATGCGGTTTAATTGCTACTTCTTATCTCATTGTGACAGCGCCATACAAGGTGACAAAATTCACTGTAAAAACAATATATGGCACAGGAAAGGTCATTTATAAAATCGGGGAATTCACCTTTAATGTGGTGAAGGCCCCTTTCAACTGGCCTTTTACCAATGAGGGGCTTGAGTCTATTGATGGCCTCTCTCCAAAAGAGGCAATAGCGCAGGGTCGTGTAAAAATGGCCCCCTATGTTGTTAATGGCAAAGAATATGTACCCATGTCCTTTAAAGAGGCAGGTGAATATAGGGAGGTGGGGATTGCATCCTGGTATGGCAAAGAGACCATGAAAAAGAAGGGGGGACACATGACCGCTAATGGTGAGGCATTTGAACCTGATGGTCTTAACGCCGCCCACAAGCACCTTCCCCTCCCTTTCTATGTGAGGGTTACAAATCTTGAAAACAAGAAGTCAATAATAGTAAGGGTAAATGATCGCGGCCCTTTTGTAGATAACAGGATAATCGACCTCAGCGCGGGGGCAGCAAAAAGATTGGGATTTTATAAAAAGGGAACGGCCAGGGTACTGGTTGAGGCTATTGAGGTAGAGGGAATCGAATAA